In Acidobacteriota bacterium, one genomic interval encodes:
- a CDS encoding pyridoxal-phosphate dependent enzyme — protein sequence MPANIAPVQVRREIPLDLIEDAAKHVYEAAVRTPLVRLNHDGPAEIYLKLENLQPIGSFKIRGAYNAVRLLPEAQRKRGVWTVSAGNAAQGVALAAKKAGVPCKVLVMDTAPATKLTAIERLGATFVKAPFDECWKALSERTHPQMEGAFVHPFEDDEFIAGNASAGIEILEDLPDVDSVVAAFGGGGLACGIATVMKHYRPQAKVYAAEPETAHPFAHCLKAGGAQDFPNWKASWVDGCGGKSVFPRMWALAHHLLAGSIVSSLDEIRRAMRLVAERNHVIAEGAGACAVAGGLSGKAGAGKIVCVVSGGNIDLAKFNELVASA from the coding sequence CATCGCTCCTGTACAGGTGCGTCGCGAGATACCGCTCGACCTGATCGAAGACGCCGCCAAACACGTCTACGAAGCGGCGGTACGCACGCCGCTCGTCCGGCTGAACCACGACGGCCCCGCCGAGATCTACTTGAAGCTCGAGAACCTGCAGCCCATCGGCTCCTTCAAGATCCGCGGCGCATATAACGCCGTGCGCCTGCTGCCGGAAGCGCAGCGCAAACGTGGGGTGTGGACGGTGAGCGCCGGCAACGCCGCGCAGGGCGTCGCGCTGGCGGCGAAGAAGGCGGGCGTCCCGTGCAAAGTGTTGGTGATGGACACCGCGCCCGCGACCAAGCTCACCGCCATCGAGCGGCTCGGCGCCACGTTCGTGAAAGCTCCCTTCGACGAATGCTGGAAGGCGCTCTCCGAGCGCACGCATCCGCAGATGGAAGGCGCGTTCGTCCACCCGTTCGAGGACGATGAGTTCATCGCCGGCAACGCTTCCGCCGGCATCGAGATCCTCGAAGACCTGCCCGACGTGGATTCGGTGGTCGCGGCCTTCGGCGGCGGCGGTCTCGCCTGCGGCATCGCTACCGTGATGAAGCACTACCGGCCACAGGCCAAGGTGTACGCGGCGGAGCCGGAGACGGCGCATCCCTTCGCGCATTGCCTCAAAGCCGGAGGCGCCCAGGATTTTCCCAACTGGAAGGCGAGTTGGGTGGATGGCTGCGGCGGCAAGTCCGTCTTCCCGCGGATGTGGGCGCTGGCGCATCACCTGCTGGCAGGGTCGATCGTGAGTTCGCTCGACGAGATCCGGCGCGCGATGCGCCTGGTCGCGGAGCGCAATCACGTGATCGCGGAAGGCGCGGGCGCGTGCGCTGTCGCGGGCGGCTTGAGCGGGAAAGCGGGCGCGGGGAAGATCGTGTGCGTGGTCAGCGGCGGCAACATCGACCTGGCAAAGTTCAACGAGCTGGTGGCGAGTGCGTAG
- a CDS encoding plasmid pRiA4b ORF-3 family protein gives MKLLQLKINLLNVVPAVWRRFVVPGELTLAELHAVIQTVMGWKNAHVHQFRVAGTKYSDPKFELGDDVLNERRAILGKLLITRGARLEYVCDSGDYWQHELVVEEVLVSDRRQDQPICLAGECACPPEDCGGPGGYEELLEALANPQHPEHHEMRVWAGRKFNPERFDLAAVSRRLKKRR, from the coding sequence GTGAAACTATTGCAGCTCAAAATCAACTTGTTGAACGTGGTACCGGCAGTGTGGCGGCGATTTGTGGTTCCGGGCGAGTTGACGCTGGCGGAATTGCACGCGGTGATTCAGACGGTGATGGGCTGGAAGAACGCCCACGTGCATCAGTTCCGGGTTGCGGGCACGAAATATTCCGATCCGAAGTTCGAGCTGGGCGATGATGTCCTCAACGAGCGCCGAGCAATCTTAGGCAAGTTGCTGATAACCAGAGGTGCTCGACTGGAATATGTTTGCGACTCCGGTGATTACTGGCAGCACGAATTGGTAGTTGAAGAAGTACTTGTCTCGGACCGCCGGCAGGACCAACCGATCTGCCTTGCCGGGGAGTGCGCGTGTCCGCCCGAGGATTGTGGTGGGCCAGGGGGGTATGAAGAACTGTTGGAAGCTTTAGCAAATCCGCAACATCCAGAGCATCACGAGATGCGCGTCTGGGCGGGAAGGAAGTTCAACCCGGAACGCTTCGATCTTGCAGCCGTGAGCCGCCGACTAAAGAAGCGCCGCTGA
- a CDS encoding DUF3341 domain-containing protein, with translation MSAKKVGVFGIYSTRAAVENVTDSLVKAGFPAADISVLLPESLGAKDMGTEKATKAPEGAAAGVTTGGVIGGALGVLVGAGLLTIPGLGPFIAAGPIMAGLAGLGVGGAVGGVTGALVGMGIPEFEAKRYEGRLQKGGILLSVHCDTAEEITRAKEILKVAGGEDVSSTGESSVNTKNVA, from the coding sequence ATGTCAGCTAAAAAAGTAGGGGTGTTTGGGATCTACTCGACTCGCGCTGCGGTCGAAAATGTTACCGATTCGCTCGTCAAGGCGGGCTTTCCGGCTGCGGATATTTCCGTACTCTTGCCTGAGAGTCTTGGCGCCAAGGACATGGGAACGGAAAAGGCCACCAAGGCCCCCGAGGGCGCAGCCGCCGGCGTGACCACAGGCGGCGTGATTGGTGGCGCGCTCGGCGTGCTGGTAGGGGCTGGTCTGTTGACCATCCCTGGCCTGGGCCCGTTCATCGCCGCAGGCCCGATCATGGCAGGGCTCGCGGGGCTGGGCGTTGGCGGAGCAGTGGGCGGGGTTACCGGCGCCTTGGTCGGCATGGGTATCCCTGAATTCGAAGCCAAGCGCTATGAAGGTCGCCTGCAGAAGGGCGGGATTCTCCTCTCCGTTCATTGCGACACGGCAGAGGAAATCACGCGCGCCAAGGAGATCTTGAAAGTTGCGGGCGGAGAGGATGTCTCCTCCACGGGAGAGTCCTCTGTGAATACCAAGAATGTGGCCTAG
- a CDS encoding PhzF family phenazine biosynthesis protein, which produces MYERRFPFVKLDVFTATPLEGNQLAVFTDARGLSDADMQALAREMNLSETTFVFPRDFATERERGIRTRIFTVAEELPFAGHPTLGTAFALHGPDRRFGGGSGKLRVYGHENRLELDLNVGKIPVEFSFKDGRLFGEMTQPDPAFGNVLKPEDVAPVAGLEISDLERGLPIQTVSTGMPFAIVPLKSLEALGRIRLDWKRAEEYLSRTDAKFLYFITPGGIAADDALGGKAVPPGGKATPPGDKATPPGGEATPKMRARMIFYNGEDPATGSAAGCCAAWMVRHGVAQPDQPVLIEQGVEMKRRSLIHVRASKSDVGSTPGKSTEGYSVVNVRVGGNVVEVMQGEVFL; this is translated from the coding sequence ATGTACGAGCGTCGCTTCCCCTTCGTCAAGCTCGACGTCTTTACCGCGACCCCGCTCGAGGGAAACCAGCTCGCCGTCTTCACTGACGCCCGTGGCCTCTCCGATGCCGACATGCAGGCGCTGGCTCGCGAGATGAACCTCTCCGAGACCACTTTCGTCTTCCCCCGCGACTTTGCCACCGAGCGCGAGCGCGGCATCCGGACGCGCATCTTCACCGTGGCGGAAGAGCTGCCCTTCGCTGGTCATCCCACGCTCGGCACCGCCTTCGCGCTGCACGGACCCGACCGTCGCTTCGGCGGCGGCAGCGGCAAGCTCCGCGTCTATGGCCACGAGAACCGCCTCGAGCTTGACCTCAACGTGGGCAAGATCCCGGTGGAGTTCAGCTTCAAAGACGGGCGCCTCTTCGGCGAGATGACGCAGCCAGACCCTGCCTTCGGCAACGTGCTGAAGCCGGAGGATGTTGCCCCGGTCGCCGGGCTCGAGATCTCGGACCTGGAGCGTGGCCTGCCCATCCAGACGGTCTCGACCGGCATGCCGTTCGCCATCGTGCCGCTGAAGTCGTTGGAAGCGCTGGGGCGCATCCGGCTGGATTGGAAGCGCGCCGAGGAATACCTCTCGCGCACCGACGCCAAGTTCCTCTACTTCATCACTCCCGGCGGAATCGCTGCGGACGATGCTCTGGGCGGCAAAGCTGTTCCGCCGGGCGGCAAAGCAACTCCGCCGGGCGACAAAGCAACTCCGCCGGGTGGCGAAGCAACACCAAAGATGCGGGCGCGCATGATCTTCTACAACGGCGAAGACCCCGCCACCGGCTCCGCCGCCGGCTGTTGTGCAGCGTGGATGGTGCGCCACGGTGTGGCGCAGCCCGACCAGCCAGTGCTGATCGAGCAAGGGGTGGAGATGAAGCGGCGCTCGCTCATCCACGTGCGCGCGTCAAAGTCCGACGTCGGATCGACCCCAGGGAAATCCACAGAAGGTTACAGTGTCGTTAACGTGCGCGTTGGCGGGAATGTCGTAGAAGTGATGCAAGGTGAGGTTTTCCTCTAA
- a CDS encoding ABC transporter ATP-binding protein, which yields MAAIIQTDNVTKVYRVGKVDVPALRGVSFVIERGEFVSIVGPSGSGKSTLFYLLGGLTRATTGKVIIDGEDFAQLSDAERTRLRKRRIGFVFQKFNLLPTLDALGNIQIAHDIAGGNGELDRAYLDQIVGMLGLAGRLDHRPSELSGGEQQRVALARALIHRPAIILADEPTGNLDSKNSDIVLKMLRQSNQELGQTVLMITHNPAAATVGDRIIHMRDGAIVAPEEDPQWVHH from the coding sequence ATGGCTGCGATCATCCAGACCGACAACGTGACCAAGGTCTACCGCGTGGGCAAGGTAGACGTGCCTGCGCTGCGCGGTGTCTCGTTCGTCATCGAGCGCGGCGAGTTCGTCAGCATCGTGGGGCCCTCGGGCTCGGGCAAGTCCACGCTCTTCTATCTTTTAGGCGGGCTCACGCGCGCCACCACCGGCAAGGTGATCATCGACGGCGAGGATTTCGCCCAGCTCTCCGACGCCGAGCGCACGCGGCTGCGCAAGCGGCGCATCGGCTTCGTCTTTCAGAAATTCAACCTGCTGCCCACGCTCGACGCGCTCGGCAACATCCAGATCGCGCACGATATCGCCGGCGGCAACGGCGAGCTCGACCGCGCGTATCTCGACCAGATCGTCGGCATGCTCGGCCTGGCGGGCCGCCTCGACCATCGGCCGTCAGAGCTGAGCGGCGGCGAGCAGCAGCGCGTGGCGCTGGCGCGCGCGCTCATCCATCGTCCGGCCATCATCCTGGCAGACGAGCCCACCGGCAACCTCGACTCCAAGAATTCCGACATCGTGCTGAAGATGCTGCGCCAGTCGAATCAGGAGTTGGGCCAGACCGTGCTGATGATCACCCACAACCCCGCAGCCGCCACCGTCGGCGACCGCATCATTCACATGCGCGACGGCGCCATCGTCGCGCCCGAAGAAGATCCGCAGTGGGTTCATCACTAG
- a CDS encoding response regulator, with protein sequence MLETRGYRVIACHNGRVALEVFERGGIDLVLSDLVMPDLDGTELIERIKTLSPETPAILFSGKIKVYERDTRADIFLPKGMYAPAELLERIRLLLVRKRGPKKGVARVTTAHAAVPRQIASA encoded by the coding sequence ATGCTGGAGACACGTGGTTACCGCGTGATCGCCTGCCACAATGGCCGCGTCGCGCTTGAAGTCTTTGAGCGCGGCGGCATCGACTTGGTGCTCAGCGACCTCGTCATGCCTGACCTCGACGGTACCGAACTCATCGAGAGGATAAAGACGCTCTCCCCGGAGACCCCGGCCATCCTGTTCTCGGGAAAAATAAAAGTCTATGAGCGCGATACCCGCGCCGATATTTTTCTTCCCAAGGGCATGTACGCGCCCGCCGAACTGCTGGAGCGCATCCGGCTGCTGCTGGTGCGCAAGCGCGGCCCGAAGAAGGGTGTGGCCCGGGTCACGACCGCCCACGCTGCTGTTCCGCGGCAGATCGCCAGCGCCTGA